From the genome of Chania multitudinisentens RB-25, one region includes:
- a CDS encoding PLP-dependent aminotransferase family protein yields the protein MTRYAALAAILRQRIEQGLYAAGERLPSVRALSLEHGVSISTVQQAYRQLEECLLVEPRAKSGYFVRRPHRIAELPAVTRPVQWPVDISQWEQVLDLIRSKPHSYRVQLGRGMPDVNEPTLKPLIKALGNTARHGDLRSLYYDDIQGVVGLREQIARLLLDSGCQLDAEQLVITTGCHEALSCGLRAICQPGDIVAVDSPCFHGTMQTLKGLGMKALEIPTDPLTGISLEALEMALDQWPVKVILLTPNCNNPLGYIMPDAHKKRLLTLAQRCDVAIIEDDVYGDIAYSYPRPRTIKSFDGDGRVLLCSSFSKTLAPGLRIGWIAPGRYLERVLHMKYITTGSTATQPQLAIAEFIRGGHYIQHLRRMRIRYQQNRDLITCWITQYFPADTRVSQPRGGFMLWVELHKEFDTLRLNHCLEPLGIQIAVGSIFSASGKYRNCLRINYAPKLTTDVEQAIKQIGLTITQITQSQFAHTEAMGLKP from the coding sequence ATGACGCGTTATGCCGCACTGGCCGCCATTCTCAGACAACGTATTGAACAAGGTCTTTATGCCGCAGGCGAACGTTTGCCTTCGGTACGCGCACTCAGCCTGGAGCACGGCGTCAGTATCAGCACGGTGCAACAGGCTTACCGCCAGCTTGAAGAGTGCCTGCTCGTTGAACCACGCGCAAAGTCGGGTTATTTCGTGCGCCGGCCACATCGGATTGCGGAACTGCCCGCCGTGACTCGCCCGGTACAATGGCCTGTCGATATTTCGCAATGGGAACAGGTATTGGATCTGATCCGCAGCAAACCACACAGCTATCGGGTGCAACTGGGGCGTGGTATGCCAGACGTCAACGAACCCACGCTCAAGCCACTGATCAAAGCATTGGGTAATACCGCCCGCCACGGCGATCTGCGCAGCTTGTATTACGATGACATTCAGGGCGTCGTTGGCTTGCGCGAGCAGATTGCCCGCCTGCTGCTGGATTCAGGCTGCCAGCTTGACGCCGAACAGTTGGTGATCACCACCGGCTGCCACGAGGCGCTTTCCTGTGGACTACGCGCCATTTGTCAGCCAGGGGATATTGTCGCGGTTGATTCCCCCTGCTTTCATGGCACCATGCAGACCTTGAAAGGGCTGGGAATGAAGGCGCTGGAGATCCCAACCGATCCTTTGACCGGCATCAGCCTTGAAGCTTTGGAAATGGCTCTGGATCAGTGGCCAGTGAAGGTGATTCTGCTGACGCCGAACTGCAACAATCCATTGGGCTACATCATGCCGGACGCCCATAAAAAACGTTTGTTAACGCTGGCACAGCGTTGCGACGTGGCGATTATCGAAGATGATGTTTATGGCGACATTGCCTACAGCTACCCCCGGCCGCGCACCATCAAATCTTTCGACGGTGACGGGCGAGTCCTGTTGTGCAGTTCGTTTTCCAAAACTTTGGCCCCCGGCTTACGCATTGGTTGGATCGCCCCTGGCCGCTACCTTGAGCGCGTGCTGCACATGAAGTATATCACCACCGGTTCAACCGCCACGCAGCCACAGCTTGCCATTGCAGAATTCATCCGCGGCGGCCACTACATTCAGCACCTGCGCCGCATGCGCATCCGTTACCAGCAAAACCGCGATCTGATTACCTGCTGGATCACTCAATATTTCCCCGCCGATACACGTGTCAGCCAGCCTCGCGGCGGGTTTATGCTGTGGGTCGAACTGCATAAGGAATTTGATACTCTGCGCCTGAACCACTGCCTGGAACCGCTGGGAATACAGATCGCCGTTGGCAGTATTTTTTCCGCTTCAGGAAAATACCGTAATTGCCTGCGTATCAACTATGCGCCGAAGCTGACCACCGATGTTGAACAGGCGATAAAACAGATTGGCCTCACCATTACTCAGATCACTCAGAGCCAATTTGCCCACACGGAAGCCATGGGATTGAAACCCTGA